The Fusobacterium necrophorum subsp. necrophorum genome has a window encoding:
- a CDS encoding response regulator transcription factor yields the protein MNILLIQRKQEFAKELKIAWKEQGNIVDIAGNYESALQFFYAGNYDIVLLDTWIKGGDAFLLAEKIRERSRKIGLIFLSEDTGFFWKKRAFEVGADAYLLPNSVEEVSLQVFALGRRVKAEAEYRKHRYVYADMEVDLLQRKVFREGKDLNFTEKEFLLLSLLLKNQGLALHRDMIRKEVWGTDFQGASNIVESYIKQIRKKLQDKEYHWIKTIRGYGYGIDERKGE from the coding sequence ATGAATATTTTATTAATTCAGAGAAAACAGGAATTTGCGAAAGAATTGAAAATCGCTTGGAAGGAGCAGGGAAATATTGTAGATATTGCCGGAAATTATGAAAGTGCTTTGCAATTCTTCTATGCGGGAAACTACGATATTGTTTTATTGGATACTTGGATAAAAGGAGGAGACGCTTTTCTTCTGGCAGAAAAAATTCGAGAACGCAGTCGAAAAATAGGACTTATTTTTTTAAGTGAAGATACAGGATTTTTTTGGAAAAAAAGAGCTTTTGAAGTCGGAGCAGATGCTTATTTGCTGCCAAACAGTGTAGAAGAAGTGTCTTTACAAGTCTTTGCTTTGGGAAGACGAGTGAAAGCGGAGGCGGAGTACCGAAAACATCGATATGTCTACGCGGATATGGAGGTGGATTTACTTCAGAGAAAAGTATTTCGAGAGGGAAAAGATTTAAACTTTACGGAAAAAGAATTTTTACTTTTGAGTTTGTTGTTAAAAAATCAAGGATTGGCTCTACATCGAGATATGATTCGAAAGGAAGTTTGGGGAACAGATTTTCAAGGAGCCAGCAATATTGTGGAAAGTTATATCAAGCAAATTCGAAAGAAATTACAGGACAAAGAATACCATTGGATTAAGACAATTCGAGGCTATGGTTACGGCATAGACGAGAGGAAGGGAGAATAA
- the gltA gene encoding NADPH-dependent glutamate synthase — translation MYKIIKKKYLSENICYMEIEAKALAEAAKPGQFLIIKTDEKGERIPLTICDYDRHRGSVTIVFQIVGESTKQMADFAVGDYFTDVLGPLGKESELIHENVEVLHKKKYLFVAGGVGTAPVYPQVKWMREQGCCVDVIIGSRNKESLIFEEEMREVAANVYICTDDGSYGSKGLVTHKIQELMEKGKHYDHAVVIGPMIMMKFTVEVCKHYGISTTVSLNPLMVDGTGMCGACRVSVGNEIKFACVDGPEFSGEEVNFEEALRRQRMYQTEEGRNILKMEDGDSYHNPACPNHDAPPHELSSVNRQKRVPVQEQKPEVRNKNFEEVCYGYSLEEAKLEASRCLQCKNPLCVQACPVSINIPAFIQKIREGKLQEAADTIAKYSNLPAICGRVCPQESQCEGKCIVGIRGEAVSIGKLERFVGDWSIEHGSPSIVKKKKNQRVAVIGGGPAGLTAAGDLAKQGYEVTIFEALHKLGGVLSYGIPEFRLPKERIVEKEIQNLLRLGVQVETNSLIGRTFTVDDLLEKKGFSAVFIASGAGLPRFMNIPGENFNGVISANEFLTRVNLMRANRGDYVTPVKIGKRVLVVGGGNVAMDAARTAKRLGADTKIVYRRGEKELPARLEEIQHAKEEGIEFIFLSSPIEILGDENAWVKGVKCIRMQLGEVDESGRATFSKIPNSEFILEAETVIMALGTSPNPLIVETTQDLQQNRWKGIEAKAETGETSREGIFAGGDAVSGAATVILAMEAGKKAAIKIDEYLRSK, via the coding sequence ATGTATAAGATTATCAAAAAAAAATATCTGAGCGAAAACATCTGCTATATGGAAATAGAAGCAAAAGCATTAGCAGAAGCGGCGAAACCGGGACAATTTCTAATTATTAAAACAGATGAAAAAGGGGAAAGAATTCCTTTGACGATTTGTGATTATGACAGACATCGAGGAAGTGTTACGATTGTTTTTCAAATCGTGGGAGAAAGTACGAAACAAATGGCAGATTTTGCAGTGGGAGATTATTTTACAGATGTATTGGGTCCACTGGGAAAAGAAAGTGAATTGATTCATGAGAATGTGGAAGTCCTACACAAGAAAAAATATCTCTTTGTAGCGGGGGGAGTGGGAACGGCTCCCGTCTATCCACAGGTAAAATGGATGAGAGAACAAGGATGTTGTGTTGACGTGATTATAGGAAGTCGAAACAAGGAGAGCCTTATTTTTGAAGAAGAGATGAGAGAAGTTGCAGCGAATGTCTATATTTGTACTGATGACGGAAGTTACGGGAGCAAAGGACTGGTAACGCATAAAATCCAAGAATTGATGGAAAAAGGAAAACACTATGACCATGCTGTTGTCATCGGACCTATGATTATGATGAAATTTACAGTGGAAGTTTGTAAGCATTATGGAATCTCCACTACTGTAAGCTTAAATCCTTTAATGGTGGATGGAACGGGAATGTGTGGAGCCTGTCGGGTCAGTGTGGGAAACGAAATAAAATTTGCCTGTGTAGACGGTCCGGAATTTTCTGGGGAAGAAGTAAATTTTGAAGAGGCATTACGAAGACAGAGAATGTATCAAACGGAAGAGGGAAGAAATATTTTAAAAATGGAAGACGGAGACAGTTATCATAATCCTGCTTGTCCCAATCACGATGCTCCTCCTCATGAACTCTCTTCTGTGAATCGACAAAAAAGAGTTCCGGTACAAGAGCAAAAACCCGAAGTACGAAATAAAAATTTTGAGGAAGTCTGCTATGGCTATAGTTTGGAAGAAGCGAAACTGGAAGCAAGCCGATGCCTGCAATGTAAAAATCCTTTGTGTGTACAAGCTTGTCCTGTATCCATTAATATTCCGGCTTTCATTCAAAAAATTCGTGAGGGAAAGTTACAAGAAGCGGCGGACACCATTGCAAAGTATTCCAATTTACCGGCAATATGTGGAAGAGTTTGCCCACAGGAAAGTCAATGTGAGGGAAAATGTATTGTAGGAATTCGAGGAGAAGCGGTATCCATTGGAAAATTGGAAAGATTTGTCGGAGATTGGAGCATAGAACATGGAAGTCCCTCGATAGTGAAGAAGAAAAAAAATCAAAGGGTTGCCGTAATTGGAGGAGGACCGGCAGGACTTACCGCTGCAGGAGATTTAGCGAAGCAAGGCTATGAGGTTACTATTTTTGAAGCTCTTCATAAATTAGGAGGAGTGTTGAGTTATGGAATTCCGGAATTCCGACTTCCGAAAGAAAGAATTGTGGAAAAAGAGATTCAAAATTTGTTACGATTGGGAGTACAGGTGGAAACCAATTCTTTGATAGGAAGAACCTTTACTGTGGACGATCTGTTGGAGAAAAAAGGATTTTCCGCAGTCTTTATAGCAAGTGGAGCGGGCTTACCGAGATTTATGAATATTCCCGGAGAAAATTTCAATGGAGTGATCTCCGCCAATGAATTTTTAACAAGAGTGAATTTGATGAGAGCCAATCGGGGAGATTATGTCACTCCCGTGAAAATAGGAAAAAGAGTCTTGGTTGTCGGAGGAGGAAATGTGGCAATGGATGCTGCAAGAACAGCAAAAAGATTGGGAGCGGATACGAAGATTGTCTATCGAAGAGGAGAAAAGGAATTACCGGCAAGATTGGAAGAAATTCAACATGCAAAGGAAGAGGGAATCGAATTTATCTTTTTGAGCTCTCCGATTGAAATCCTGGGAGATGAAAATGCTTGGGTAAAAGGAGTCAAGTGTATTCGTATGCAATTGGGAGAGGTGGATGAAAGCGGTCGGGCAACTTTCTCGAAAATACCGAACAGTGAATTTATCCTAGAAGCGGAAACTGTGATTATGGCACTGGGAACCTCTCCTAATCCTCTCATTGTAGAAACAACCCAAGATTTACAACAAAATCGTTGGAAAGGAATCGAAGCGAAGGCGGAAACGGGAGAAACTTCAAGAGAGGGAATTTTTGCCGGGGGAGATGCCGTTTCAGGGGCAGCCACTGTTATTTTAGCCATGGAAGCGGGAAAAAAAGCAGCCATAAAAATAGACGAGTATTTACGAAGCAAATAG
- a CDS encoding ATP-binding protein yields MTDREILHFIEGKKFSKQLWSPIGRAMHKYNMIEEGDRIAVGISGGKDSLTTLNALIRIQKIARLSFEILPIHIHPNTDQSSYQKIKDYCEMLGLNLFVEHTNLEEILFHDENPVKNPCFLCGRIRRGILYRILQERKINKLALGHHKDDIIETFLMNVFYQGNLHMMKPSYYAEEYGVQVIRPLAFVEEKNIIRYVNRLALPVTKSDCPYEVSEQSRRLKMKHLIQEMARDNPNVRSTVFSSIEGLL; encoded by the coding sequence ATGACAGATAGAGAAATTTTACATTTTATTGAGGGAAAAAAATTTAGCAAACAACTTTGGAGCCCTATCGGAAGAGCCATGCACAAATACAATATGATAGAAGAAGGAGATCGGATTGCTGTGGGTATTTCGGGAGGAAAGGATAGTTTGACCACTTTAAATGCCTTAATTCGAATTCAAAAAATTGCACGGCTTTCTTTTGAAATACTTCCCATTCATATTCATCCCAATACAGATCAATCCTCGTATCAGAAAATAAAAGACTATTGTGAAATGCTGGGACTGAATTTATTCGTGGAACACACCAATTTAGAAGAAATTTTATTCCATGATGAAAATCCCGTGAAGAATCCTTGCTTTTTGTGTGGAAGAATTCGACGTGGTATTTTATATCGCATCTTACAGGAAAGAAAGATCAATAAATTGGCTTTGGGACATCATAAGGATGACATTATTGAAACTTTTTTAATGAATGTATTCTATCAGGGAAATTTACATATGATGAAGCCCTCGTACTATGCTGAAGAATATGGGGTTCAGGTAATTCGCCCCCTTGCCTTTGTCGAAGAGAAGAATATTATTCGTTATGTCAATCGTTTGGCATTGCCCGTGACAAAATCGGACTGTCCCTATGAAGTGAGCGAACAATCGAGAAGATTAAAAATGAAACATTTAATTCAGGAAATGGCAAGGGACAATCCCAATGTGAGGAGTACTGTTTTCAGTAGTATTGAGGGCTTGTTGTAG
- a CDS encoding aminoacyl-histidine dipeptidase: MRKLEGLKPERVFYYFEEISKIPRESYHEREISNFLMQFGKEHQLESYQDESFNVILRKKASPGYEDAPGVILQGHMDMVCEKEEDSKHDFSKDPIDLIIDGKYVTANRTTLGADNGIAVAMGLAILEDDSLRHGPLELLLTTSEEIDLGGALALQPGLLQGKMLINIDSEEEGILTVGSAGGEGIDITLPIEKINIRHPFAYRIKIQNFLGGHSGAEIHKQRGNANKAMIEILDLLKEKSDFLLVSVKGGSKDNAIPRTAEVVIASEEKLDMLLREVLKEVKELYASFEPQVEMFFEEIVNVYEAMDENSFYRYINLMEEIPTGVYTWMKDYPDIVGASDNLAIVETGEDVIQITVSLRSSEPEVLARLKKYISSIAEKYKANYTFSGAYPEWRYRSVSPLREKAVQVWKELTGEEMEISIIHAGLECGALSQNYPDIDFISIGPNMQDVHTPEEKLEIASTEKAYQYLVKLLEELK; encoded by the coding sequence ATGAGAAAGTTGGAGGGGTTGAAACCGGAACGAGTTTTTTACTATTTTGAAGAAATCTCTAAAATTCCAAGAGAATCTTATCATGAACGGGAAATCAGTAATTTTTTAATGCAATTTGGAAAGGAACATCAGTTAGAAAGCTATCAAGATGAGTCTTTTAATGTCATTCTTCGAAAAAAAGCAAGTCCGGGGTATGAAGATGCACCGGGGGTGATTTTACAAGGACACATGGATATGGTTTGTGAAAAGGAAGAAGACAGCAAACATGATTTTTCAAAAGATCCGATTGATCTAATCATAGATGGGAAGTACGTGACAGCAAATAGAACAACCTTAGGAGCGGACAATGGAATCGCAGTTGCTATGGGGCTTGCCATTTTGGAGGATGACAGTCTTCGGCATGGACCTTTAGAACTTTTGCTTACGACTTCGGAAGAAATTGATTTAGGAGGAGCTTTGGCGTTACAACCGGGACTTCTACAAGGGAAAATGTTAATCAATATCGACTCGGAAGAAGAGGGAATTTTGACGGTAGGTTCCGCCGGAGGAGAGGGAATTGACATTACATTGCCGATCGAGAAAATCAATATTCGACATCCTTTTGCTTATCGTATCAAAATTCAAAATTTCTTAGGGGGGCATTCCGGAGCGGAAATTCATAAGCAAAGAGGAAATGCGAACAAAGCCATGATAGAAATTTTGGATTTATTAAAAGAAAAATCGGATTTTTTACTTGTTTCCGTAAAGGGAGGCTCCAAAGACAATGCGATTCCAAGAACTGCAGAAGTTGTCATTGCCAGTGAAGAAAAGTTGGACATGCTTCTTCGAGAGGTCCTGAAAGAAGTGAAGGAGTTGTATGCTTCCTTTGAGCCGCAAGTGGAAATGTTTTTTGAAGAAATCGTCAATGTATATGAAGCTATGGATGAAAATTCTTTTTATCGCTATATTAATTTGATGGAAGAGATTCCAACGGGAGTGTATACATGGATGAAAGACTATCCTGATATTGTAGGAGCTTCCGATAATTTGGCAATTGTAGAAACAGGAGAAGATGTCATTCAAATTACGGTTTCTTTAAGAAGTTCCGAACCGGAAGTATTGGCAAGATTGAAGAAATATATCTCTTCCATTGCAGAAAAGTACAAAGCAAATTATACCTTTTCCGGGGCTTATCCCGAATGGAGATATCGTTCCGTCTCTCCACTTAGAGAAAAAGCTGTTCAAGTTTGGAAAGAATTAACCGGAGAAGAGATGGAGATATCCATTATTCATGCAGGTTTGGAATGCGGAGCTCTTTCTCAAAATTATCCGGACATCGATTTTATCAGTATAGGACCAAATATGCAAGATGTTCACACTCCGGAAGAAAAATTGGAAATTGCTTCTACGGAAAAAGCATATCAATATTTAGTGAAATTATTGGAAGAATTAAAATAG
- a CDS encoding ATP-binding protein: MRERLEIEESIRGGYRKKIWKKFIKAVQDFKLVEDGDKIAVGVSGGKDSLLLCKLFQELKKDRSKHFEVYFISMNPGFEAMDMDKFQQNLKELGIDCELFDANVWQVAFEQDPESPCFLCAKMRRGVLYKKVEELGCNKLALGHHFDDVIETTLINLFYASTVKTMLPKVSSTSGKLQIIRPLVYVKEQDIKSFMKHNEIEAMSCGCPVESDKTDSKRKEIKLLLETLEKSNPNIKQSIFSAMKNINLDYVLGYTRGNKHDR, encoded by the coding sequence ATGAGAGAAAGATTGGAAATTGAAGAAAGTATTCGTGGTGGCTATCGAAAAAAGATTTGGAAAAAATTTATCAAGGCAGTTCAGGATTTTAAGCTGGTGGAAGATGGAGATAAAATTGCAGTGGGAGTGTCCGGAGGAAAAGACAGTCTACTTCTTTGCAAATTGTTTCAGGAATTGAAAAAGGATAGAAGCAAGCATTTTGAAGTCTATTTTATTTCTATGAATCCCGGATTTGAAGCAATGGATATGGATAAATTTCAACAAAATTTAAAAGAATTGGGAATTGACTGTGAACTCTTTGATGCAAATGTTTGGCAGGTCGCCTTCGAACAGGATCCGGAAAGCCCTTGTTTTTTGTGTGCTAAAATGAGAAGAGGAGTGCTGTATAAAAAAGTGGAGGAATTGGGTTGCAATAAATTGGCATTGGGGCACCATTTTGATGATGTGATTGAAACGACTCTCATCAATTTATTCTATGCAAGTACTGTGAAAACCATGTTGCCAAAAGTATCTTCCACAAGTGGAAAATTGCAAATTATACGTCCTCTTGTCTATGTCAAAGAACAGGATATCAAATCTTTTATGAAACATAATGAAATTGAGGCAATGAGTTGTGGTTGTCCTGTAGAATCGGATAAAACCGATTCTAAAAGAAAAGAAATCAAATTATTATTGGAAACATTGGAAAAGAGCAATCCTAACATAAAACAAAGTATTTTTTCCGCTATGAAGAATATCAATTTAGATTATGTTTTAGGCTATACGCGAGGGAATAAACATGACAGATAG
- a CDS encoding Crp/Fnr family transcriptional regulator — protein sequence MIKKEDRIYFETLFPFWEKLSQQEKNYFIINSRTMTFTKGVDISSSPECFGLTIIKSGRIRVFLSSKEGKELSLFFLKAMDIGVLTAQCIHPKLQVSINLHTEEATEVIVMNPEAFSLMRKRNSEVSDFNMDLIYARFSEIIEQMETALFVPLNTRLIRFLLRQQKKEILMTQEEIARHLGSAREVITRNLKLLQNSGCLQVSRGKIQILSEKDLQSMID from the coding sequence ATGATAAAAAAAGAAGACAGGATCTATTTTGAGACTTTATTTCCTTTTTGGGAGAAATTGAGTCAACAGGAAAAAAATTATTTTATAATCAATAGTCGTACCATGACCTTTACAAAAGGTGTTGACATTAGCAGTTCCCCTGAATGTTTTGGATTAACTATTATCAAAAGTGGAAGAATTCGAGTTTTTTTAAGCTCAAAAGAAGGAAAAGAATTGAGCTTGTTTTTTCTCAAAGCAATGGATATAGGAGTTTTAACAGCTCAGTGTATTCATCCCAAATTGCAGGTTTCTATCAATTTACACACTGAAGAGGCGACAGAGGTCATCGTGATGAATCCGGAAGCTTTTTCTTTGATGAGAAAACGAAATTCGGAAGTCAGTGACTTCAATATGGATTTAATCTATGCACGTTTCAGTGAGATTATTGAACAAATGGAAACGGCTCTTTTTGTGCCCTTGAATACCCGTTTGATTCGTTTTTTGCTAAGGCAGCAAAAAAAAGAAATTTTGATGACACAGGAAGAAATTGCAAGACATTTGGGAAGTGCCAGAGAAGTGATTACAAGAAATTTAAAATTGCTACAGAATTCGGGTTGTTTGCAGGTATCGAGAGGAAAAATTCAAATTCTTTCGGAAAAAGATTTACAAAGTATGATAGACTAG
- a CDS encoding YfcC family protein yields MSEKKKRSFPTAFTVLFIILVLAAILTYLVPSGRFSRLTYDDTTNEFVITDHNDEVSTEAASQEMLDRLHIQLSLDKFTSGVIRKPIAIPGSYERIEQQPQGFLETIKAPITGVLDTVDIMIFVLILGGIIGIINKIGAFDAGMSALSKKTKGKEFFLVVLVFALTTLGGTTFGLAEETIAFYPILMPIFLVSGFDALTCIAAIYMGSSIGTMFSTVNPFSVVIASNAAGISFTEGLPFRVLALVLGFLITLAYMYWYAQKVRKDKTKSFVYVDEKEIHERFLGNYDNSKETEFTWRRKLSLVVFALAFPIMIWGVALGGWWFEEMSALFLVVAIIIMFLSGLSEKEAINTFIAGSAELVGVVLTIGLARSINIVMDNGFISDTLLFYSTEFVAGMSKGVFAIAQLVIFSFLGFFINSSSGLAVLSMPIMAPLADTVGLSREIVINAYNWGQGWMSFITPTGLVLVTLEMAGTTFDKWLKYILPLMGIMGVFSVVMLIINTML; encoded by the coding sequence ATGTCTGAAAAGAAAAAGAGGAGTTTTCCTACTGCATTCACGGTATTGTTTATTATTTTAGTTTTGGCTGCCATTTTGACCTATCTTGTCCCGTCGGGAAGATTTTCCCGTTTGACCTATGACGATACGACAAATGAATTTGTGATCACGGATCATAACGATGAAGTTTCAACAGAAGCAGCAAGTCAAGAGATGTTGGATCGTTTGCATATTCAACTGAGCTTGGATAAATTTACATCCGGAGTCATTCGAAAACCGATCGCTATTCCGGGAAGTTATGAAAGAATCGAACAGCAGCCTCAAGGATTTTTAGAAACAATCAAAGCACCTATTACAGGAGTTTTGGACACGGTGGATATTATGATTTTTGTATTGATTCTGGGAGGGATTATCGGAATTATCAATAAGATTGGAGCCTTTGATGCCGGAATGTCAGCTCTTTCCAAAAAAACAAAGGGGAAAGAGTTCTTCTTGGTTGTCTTGGTCTTTGCTTTGACTACCTTAGGAGGAACCACTTTTGGTTTGGCAGAAGAAACCATAGCTTTCTATCCTATTTTAATGCCTATTTTTTTAGTCAGCGGGTTTGATGCCTTGACCTGTATTGCCGCGATCTATATGGGATCTTCGATTGGAACGATGTTTTCTACAGTCAATCCGTTTTCTGTCGTGATTGCATCGAATGCTGCAGGAATTTCTTTTACGGAGGGACTACCGTTTCGAGTGCTTGCTTTAGTTCTTGGTTTCCTAATTACTCTTGCCTATATGTATTGGTATGCACAAAAAGTTCGAAAAGATAAGACAAAATCTTTTGTCTATGTCGATGAAAAGGAAATTCATGAAAGATTTTTAGGAAATTATGACAATAGTAAGGAAACGGAATTTACTTGGAGAAGAAAATTATCCCTTGTTGTCTTTGCTCTTGCTTTTCCCATTATGATTTGGGGAGTGGCACTTGGTGGTTGGTGGTTCGAAGAAATGTCGGCCCTTTTCTTAGTTGTTGCCATTATTATCATGTTTTTATCAGGTTTGTCCGAAAAAGAGGCTATCAATACTTTTATAGCGGGATCTGCGGAATTGGTGGGAGTGGTCTTAACAATCGGTTTGGCACGTTCTATCAATATTGTGATGGACAACGGGTTTATTTCCGATACCTTATTGTTTTATTCCACAGAATTTGTAGCCGGAATGAGCAAAGGAGTCTTTGCCATTGCACAACTTGTCATTTTTTCTTTCTTAGGATTTTTTATCAATTCTTCTTCCGGATTGGCAGTGTTGTCCATGCCGATTATGGCACCGCTTGCAGATACGGTGGGATTATCTCGGGAAATTGTCATCAATGCTTATAACTGGGGGCAAGGTTGGATGTCTTTTATTACTCCGACGGGATTGGTTTTGGTTACTTTGGAAATGGCAGGAACCACTTTTGACAAATGGTTGAAATATATTTTACCATTGATGGGAATTATGGGAGTTTTCTCAGTGGTAATGTTAATTATCAATACAATGCTGTAA
- a CDS encoding AMP-binding protein, with protein sequence MEGTVFLYDRGKTAIIYKEREYSYKEMIEGIKYYATLLQLETDDRVMVCLENRPESMMTLFSIWERKGISVNVDAGSNVEQLTYFIQDAEPKYIYASDKNIENVTNAVEESGLASKIINVDEINIPEQFPVEEYSVKIEDETRTAVMLYTSGTTGNPKGVMLSYENIMENIRGVKAVDLVTEPDRLLAVLPYHHIMPLSFTLVMPLHFGVLTVLLDDLSSEGLKKALKKYKISVIIGVPRLWEVIGKSILRQIQAKTLTRKVFEFAQKHVKSRALRKKIFKKVHTELGGNIRIMVSGGAKLDPEIGEVFETLGFHMIQGYGLTETAPIVSFNVPGRERQDSVGEIIPKVEVKFLEDGEILVRGKNVMQGYYKKPEATKMVIDEEGWFHTGDLGRMEEKHLLVMGRKKDMIVLPNGKNINPGDIESELFKLTDFVQDIAVMEYEKKLVAIVYPNFELMKARGIHNVNETLKWDIIDKYNVNAPSYQKIHDIKVVKEELPKTKMGKIRRFLLPDLLKKQEQQRNVEEEKKNNIAVPAEYLEEYTILQEYLEGSKGEKVYPNSHLEIDLSMDSLDMVELIAFLESSFGVKLSEEELVDLKTPLALIKAVHSKTKEVVAKDSSFKKILEECDDVTLPVSSWVGKVAHIFISLLLGLLFSIKIENKEKLAKEGAAIYIANHQSFLDVLLMNKALSLKQIGDLFYIATIIHFRGAFKQYLCNHGNVVLVDVNRNLRNTLKAAAKILKSDKKLMIFPEGARTRDGKLQEFKKTYAMLAKELNLPIIPMVVQGAFEAMPFGHKPKWGSKMRLKVLDPIFPTGKTVEEIIEESKRVIAEELKRMEEAQEK encoded by the coding sequence ATGGAAGGAACCGTATTTTTGTACGACAGAGGAAAAACTGCCATTATTTATAAGGAAAGAGAATATTCCTACAAAGAAATGATAGAAGGAATCAAATACTATGCGACCTTATTGCAATTGGAAACGGATGATAGAGTTATGGTTTGTTTGGAAAATCGTCCGGAATCTATGATGACTCTATTTTCCATTTGGGAAAGGAAAGGAATTTCCGTCAATGTGGATGCCGGTTCCAATGTGGAACAATTGACCTATTTTATTCAGGATGCGGAACCGAAATATATCTACGCTTCGGACAAAAATATTGAAAATGTCACAAATGCAGTGGAAGAAAGCGGTTTGGCTTCCAAGATTATCAATGTGGATGAAATCAATATTCCGGAACAATTTCCTGTGGAAGAATATTCCGTGAAAATTGAAGATGAAACACGAACGGCGGTGATGCTCTATACCTCCGGGACGACAGGGAATCCAAAGGGAGTTATGTTAAGTTATGAAAATATCATGGAAAATATTCGAGGAGTAAAAGCAGTGGATTTGGTAACTGAACCGGATCGATTGTTAGCAGTTTTACCTTATCATCACATCATGCCTTTGAGTTTCACTTTGGTTATGCCCTTACATTTCGGAGTCTTAACGGTATTGTTGGATGATTTATCTTCAGAGGGACTGAAGAAAGCCTTAAAAAAATATAAAATCAGTGTGATTATCGGAGTTCCAAGATTGTGGGAAGTCATTGGAAAATCTATTTTGCGGCAAATTCAAGCGAAGACTCTCACTCGCAAAGTATTTGAATTTGCTCAAAAACATGTAAAGAGTAGAGCATTGCGAAAGAAAATTTTCAAAAAAGTGCATACAGAGTTGGGAGGAAATATTCGTATCATGGTTTCCGGAGGAGCGAAATTGGATCCGGAAATCGGAGAAGTATTTGAAACTTTAGGCTTTCATATGATACAGGGATATGGGCTCACAGAAACGGCTCCTATCGTATCCTTTAATGTTCCTGGAAGAGAACGACAGGATAGTGTCGGAGAAATTATTCCAAAGGTCGAAGTAAAATTTTTAGAGGATGGAGAAATTTTAGTTCGTGGAAAAAATGTTATGCAGGGCTATTACAAAAAGCCGGAAGCGACTAAAATGGTCATTGATGAAGAAGGGTGGTTTCACACAGGAGATTTGGGACGCATGGAAGAAAAACATCTTCTGGTCATGGGTAGAAAAAAAGATATGATTGTATTGCCGAATGGAAAAAATATCAATCCGGGCGATATTGAATCGGAACTTTTCAAGCTGACAGATTTTGTACAAGATATTGCCGTTATGGAATACGAAAAAAAATTGGTTGCCATAGTCTATCCGAATTTTGAGTTGATGAAAGCGAGAGGAATTCACAATGTCAACGAAACTTTGAAGTGGGATATTATTGACAAATACAATGTAAATGCTCCAAGTTATCAAAAGATACATGATATTAAGGTGGTAAAAGAGGAATTGCCGAAAACAAAAATGGGAAAAATCCGTCGATTTTTATTACCGGATTTATTGAAAAAACAGGAACAACAAAGAAATGTTGAGGAGGAGAAGAAAAACAACATTGCAGTTCCCGCAGAATATTTGGAAGAATATACTATATTACAGGAATATTTGGAAGGCAGCAAGGGAGAAAAGGTGTATCCGAATTCTCATCTGGAGATTGATTTGAGTATGGATTCTTTAGATATGGTGGAATTGATTGCCTTTTTGGAAAGCAGCTTCGGAGTAAAATTGTCGGAAGAAGAATTGGTAGATTTAAAGACCCCCTTGGCTCTCATCAAAGCGGTTCATAGTAAAACGAAAGAAGTTGTTGCGAAAGATAGCAGTTTTAAGAAAATTTTAGAAGAGTGTGACGATGTAACATTGCCTGTTTCTTCTTGGGTTGGAAAAGTAGCACACATTTTTATTTCCCTATTGTTGGGATTGCTGTTTTCCATTAAGATAGAAAACAAAGAGAAATTGGCAAAAGAGGGAGCCGCTATTTATATTGCCAATCATCAAAGCTTTTTAGATGTTTTATTGATGAACAAAGCTTTGAGTTTGAAACAAATTGGAGATTTGTTCTATATTGCTACCATTATACATTTCAGAGGGGCTTTTAAGCAGTATCTATGTAATCATGGAAATGTTGTTTTGGTCGATGTGAATCGAAATTTGAGAAATACCTTAAAGGCGGCGGCAAAAATTTTAAAATCCGATAAAAAATTGATGATTTTTCCGGAAGGGGCAAGAACTCGGGACGGAAAATTACAAGAATTTAAGAAAACCTATGCCATGTTGGCAAAAGAATTGAATCTTCCCATTATTCCTATGGTAGTTCAAGGAGCCTTTGAAGCAATGCCTTTCGGTCACAAGCCGAAATGGGGAAGCAAGATGAGATTAAAAGTTTTGGATCCTATTTTCCCAACAGGAAAAACGGTTGAAGAAATTATAGAGGAAAGTAAGAGGGTCATTGCGGAAGAATTGAAGAGAATGGAAGAAGCTCAGGAAAAATAG